In Bacillus sp. FJAT-45037, the following are encoded in one genomic region:
- a CDS encoding MetQ/NlpA family ABC transporter substrate-binding protein has product MKKFLSVIAAAALSVSLVACGGAEEETSEENVDGGSSSEENSTLVVGASAVPHAEILEEAQSLLAEEGIDLEIEVFQDYILPNHALRDEEIDANYFQTPGYLAMQIDENGYDFESVGAVHAEPIGVYSKEYATLDELPEGATIIMSNSISDHGRILPIFERAGLIELDVEEGQLATIDDISSNPKDLQFGSTQVEARMLAPSFESGEGDAVVINTNYALEGGVDIDQYGIAFEHEDVLQPNLIVVRSEDQERPEILKLKEILQSQQIQDFINERYDGAVIPLTDQ; this is encoded by the coding sequence ATGAAGAAATTTTTAAGTGTCATTGCAGCTGCAGCACTATCTGTATCACTCGTTGCTTGTGGAGGAGCAGAAGAGGAAACGTCAGAAGAAAATGTAGACGGTGGGTCATCAAGTGAAGAAAACTCGACATTAGTCGTTGGGGCTTCTGCCGTACCACATGCTGAAATTCTTGAAGAAGCGCAAAGCTTACTTGCTGAAGAAGGCATTGATTTAGAAATCGAAGTATTCCAAGATTACATTTTACCTAACCATGCATTACGTGACGAGGAAATTGATGCAAACTACTTCCAAACACCTGGATATTTAGCAATGCAAATCGATGAAAATGGTTATGATTTTGAGAGCGTTGGAGCTGTTCATGCAGAGCCAATCGGCGTCTACTCAAAAGAATATGCGACTTTAGATGAACTTCCAGAAGGTGCAACCATCATTATGAGCAACTCGATTAGTGACCATGGACGTATCTTACCGATTTTTGAACGTGCAGGATTAATCGAACTTGATGTGGAAGAAGGTCAACTAGCAACAATTGATGATATTTCTTCAAACCCAAAGGACCTACAATTCGGTTCAACTCAAGTAGAAGCTCGCATGCTTGCTCCGTCATTTGAGAGCGGCGAAGGAGATGCGGTTGTCATTAATACGAACTATGCACTTGAAGGTGGAGTAGATATCGATCAATACGGAATTGCGTTTGAGCATGAAGATGTTCTTCAACCAAACTTAATCGTTGTCCGTTCTGAAGATCAAGAGCGTCCTGAAATTCTAAAATTAAAAGAAATTCTTCAATCACAACAAATCCAAGACTTCATCAATGAGCGATACGATGGAGCGGTTATTCCATTAACCGACCAATAA
- a CDS encoding methionine ABC transporter permease: MPDQFLGDVRWDRLWDATVETIYMTSISVLATFIIGIILGLVLYLTSKGHMWENYLVNRVTGFVVNVFRSIPFIILIVLLIPFTRALTGSMLGANAALPALIIGAAPFYARMVEIALREIDKGVIEASQSMGASNWTIIRKVLIPESMPALISGITVTAIALVSYTAMAGVIGAGGLGHYAYLEGFQRNNSQITLVATIAILLVVFLIQWFGDYFTNKTDKR, translated from the coding sequence ATGCCTGATCAATTCCTTGGCGATGTAAGATGGGATCGCTTGTGGGATGCCACAGTGGAGACCATTTATATGACATCCATCTCCGTTCTAGCAACGTTCATCATAGGTATTATTTTAGGGTTAGTGTTGTATCTGACAAGTAAAGGCCACATGTGGGAAAATTACTTAGTGAACCGTGTGACGGGGTTTGTTGTCAATGTGTTTAGGTCTATTCCATTTATTATTTTAATTGTCTTATTAATTCCGTTCACTAGAGCATTAACAGGATCTATGCTGGGGGCTAACGCGGCTTTACCAGCTTTAATAATTGGCGCCGCTCCTTTCTATGCTCGTATGGTAGAAATTGCGCTTAGAGAGATCGATAAAGGTGTAATCGAAGCGTCACAATCAATGGGCGCGAGCAATTGGACGATCATTCGTAAAGTGTTGATTCCTGAATCGATGCCAGCTTTAATCTCAGGTATCACAGTCACGGCGATTGCCTTAGTCAGTTACACGGCGATGGCAGGCGTGATCGGTGCAGGTGGACTTGGTCACTATGCCTACCTTGAAGGGTTCCAGCGCAACAACAGTCAAATTACTTTAGTAGCAACGATTGCCATTCTATTGGTCGTCTTTTTGATCCAATGGTTTGGTGATTATTTTACAAATAAAACAGATAAACGATAA
- a CDS encoding methionine ABC transporter ATP-binding protein, which yields MISLRAIRKRFETRNGPVHAVDGVDLTIGEGEIFGVIGYSGAGKSTLIRMLNMLERPTEGDVIVAGKQLSTLSTKELRKARQEIGMIFQHFNLLWSRTVRENIAFPLEIAGVAKKDRETRVNELIELVGLEGRGESYPSQLSGGQKQRVGIARALANNPKVLLCDEATSALDPKTTDSILDLLVDINKKLGLTIVLITHEMHVIRKICHQVAVMDAGKVVEQGPVLEVFRKPKEQMTKEFVKQITEPEETTDASKQMLVDYPEGQIVQLTFVGEETESPLITQIIRTFDIEVNIVQGKITKIHEGSYGTLFVALNGDKQEIERAIEFIREKKVEVEVITYA from the coding sequence ATGATCTCGTTACGAGCGATTCGTAAACGATTCGAAACAAGGAATGGCCCTGTGCACGCTGTTGATGGAGTCGATCTGACGATTGGGGAAGGCGAAATTTTTGGTGTGATTGGCTATAGTGGAGCAGGTAAAAGTACGTTAATTCGTATGTTAAATATGCTAGAACGTCCAACAGAAGGAGATGTCATTGTCGCAGGAAAACAGTTGTCGACCTTGTCAACGAAAGAGTTACGTAAAGCTCGCCAGGAAATCGGAATGATTTTTCAGCACTTTAATCTTCTGTGGTCACGCACGGTTCGTGAAAACATTGCATTCCCGCTTGAAATTGCAGGAGTTGCAAAAAAAGATCGAGAGACGCGAGTGAACGAACTGATTGAGCTTGTAGGATTAGAAGGTCGCGGAGAGAGTTATCCGTCTCAGTTAAGTGGGGGGCAAAAGCAGCGAGTAGGAATTGCTCGTGCTCTTGCAAACAATCCGAAAGTTTTATTATGTGATGAAGCAACTTCAGCACTAGACCCGAAAACGACCGATTCGATTCTCGACTTACTCGTAGACATTAACAAGAAGTTAGGGCTCACGATTGTCTTGATTACGCATGAGATGCATGTGATTCGAAAGATTTGTCATCAAGTAGCTGTGATGGATGCGGGGAAAGTGGTTGAACAAGGGCCTGTCTTAGAGGTGTTCCGAAAACCAAAAGAACAAATGACGAAAGAATTCGTTAAACAAATTACCGAGCCAGAAGAAACAACGGATGCTAGTAAGCAAATGTTAGTTGATTATCCTGAAGGTCAGATTGTTCAACTGACGTTTGTCGGGGAAGAAACAGAAAGTCCGCTTATCACTCAAATTATTCGTACGTTTGATATTGAAGTAAACATTGTACAAGGGAAGATTACAAAAATTCATGAAGGTTCATATGGAACATTGTTTGTGGCTTTAAATGGTGACAAACAAGAGATTGAACGTGCGATTGAATTTATCCGAGAGAAAAAAGTGGAAGTGGAGGTGATCACATATGCCTGA
- a CDS encoding MFS transporter, whose amino-acid sequence MTQLIKDWTGQLTSYNRNVRLFLLASILANIGMGIFMVIYNYYIRELGYVDAVNGKVIAMQATASALALLPAGILSDKVGRKKVILLGALFAAVSLMLRGIVTTEVLLLMTAFMTGLFMAFIQVSSIPLLAENSTEKERVHLFSFNFALIMVANVIGNVLGGTMSDLLHAVFGLTMLTSVRIVLLIGACLFFLALLPILKIQEERKIKKEKTGISSIGKLLTTHRSSLKVIGLFAVANLLIGFGSGLVIPYLNLYFTDRFDVSYSLVGIILSLGQAMTAVALMIGPTVVRKVGEVRAVVYLQLASLPFLLLTAYTEVLWVAVIGFLFRQALMNAGNPIQMALMMRKVDDSMKGLANSVGQMVFQLGWAVMGPVSTTLVMVYGSYYGYAYVFTITATLYLIGAIYFYVVFRERKPSDKSSENISV is encoded by the coding sequence ATGACGCAGCTCATTAAGGATTGGACAGGACAACTTACGTCCTATAATCGCAATGTTCGCTTGTTTTTACTTGCTTCGATACTCGCTAATATTGGCATGGGTATCTTTATGGTCATTTATAATTATTACATACGTGAGTTGGGCTATGTTGACGCGGTGAATGGGAAAGTAATCGCGATGCAAGCAACAGCAAGTGCCCTTGCGCTATTACCCGCTGGAATTCTCAGTGATAAAGTAGGACGGAAAAAAGTCATTCTTCTCGGTGCATTGTTTGCTGCAGTTAGTTTGATGCTTCGTGGAATAGTAACAACAGAAGTGTTGTTATTAATGACTGCTTTTATGACTGGTTTATTTATGGCTTTTATTCAAGTATCTTCGATTCCTTTACTTGCTGAAAACTCGACAGAAAAGGAGCGTGTCCACTTATTTAGTTTTAATTTTGCCTTAATCATGGTCGCTAATGTTATCGGGAATGTACTCGGTGGAACGATGTCAGATCTCTTGCATGCGGTCTTCGGGCTTACGATGCTCACAAGTGTTCGAATCGTTTTGCTAATTGGAGCATGTTTATTCTTTCTTGCGTTACTACCCATTTTAAAAATTCAAGAAGAACGAAAAATAAAAAAAGAAAAAACAGGGATTAGTTCTATAGGCAAGTTGCTGACGACTCATCGTTCTAGCTTAAAAGTGATTGGCTTATTCGCTGTCGCTAACTTATTAATTGGCTTTGGTTCTGGTCTTGTCATTCCTTATTTAAATCTGTATTTTACCGATCGTTTTGATGTTAGTTATTCTTTAGTTGGGATTATCCTCTCACTTGGTCAGGCGATGACAGCGGTCGCGTTGATGATTGGTCCTACAGTTGTCCGGAAGGTGGGGGAAGTAAGAGCTGTCGTCTATTTACAGCTCGCCTCCTTGCCTTTTCTCCTCCTCACGGCTTACACAGAGGTCTTATGGGTCGCGGTGATTGGCTTCTTATTTAGGCAAGCGTTAATGAATGCAGGAAACCCTATTCAAATGGCACTTATGATGAGAAAAGTAGATGATTCGATGAAAGGCTTGGCGAATTCAGTTGGTCAAATGGTCTTTCAGCTTGGTTGGGCGGTTATGGGGCCTGTATCGACCACATTGGTGATGGTCTACGGTTCCTACTATGGCTATGCCTATGTGTTCACGATTACAGCCACTCTTTATTTGATTGGGGCGATCTATTTTTATGTGGTGTTTCGAGAGAGAAAGCCTTCGGATAAATCTTCTGAGAATATTTCTGTTTAA
- a CDS encoding YusG family protein: MDLIKADVTSQVKGKYENGNMNLYVDDHHVGQVIETATGLQHTMSAGYVFEDDKIYRYENKDPNQVTSFVDSCKEGWC, encoded by the coding sequence ATGGATCTAATTAAAGCAGATGTGACGAGTCAAGTGAAAGGCAAATATGAAAATGGTAATATGAACCTGTATGTTGACGATCATCACGTCGGTCAAGTGATTGAAACAGCTACGGGCTTGCAACATACGATGAGTGCAGGCTATGTGTTTGAGGATGACAAAATTTATCGTTATGAAAACAAAGACCCTAATCAAGTAACGTCCTTTGTCGACAGTTGTAAAGAGGGCTGGTGCTAA
- the gcvH gene encoding glycine cleavage system protein GcvH encodes MSTNLPKELKYSEEHEWVKVEGEKVRIGITHFAQSELGDIVFVELPEVGDDIEADEPFGSVESVKTVSELYAPISGKVVEINEELDDSPEFVNESPYEKAWMIVVEPSDKSQVDKLMSDKDYAEMISED; translated from the coding sequence ATGAGCACAAATTTACCAAAAGAACTGAAGTATTCAGAAGAACATGAGTGGGTAAAAGTTGAAGGAGAGAAAGTCCGTATCGGTATTACACACTTTGCTCAATCAGAGCTAGGAGACATCGTATTCGTTGAGCTTCCAGAAGTTGGAGATGACATTGAAGCTGACGAACCTTTCGGAAGCGTAGAGTCGGTTAAAACTGTATCAGAACTTTATGCACCAATTAGCGGTAAAGTCGTTGAAATTAATGAAGAGCTTGATGATTCTCCTGAATTTGTAAACGAATCACCATATGAGAAAGCATGGATGATTGTTGTTGAACCGTCTGACAAATCACAAGTGGACAAGCTAATGTCTGATAAAGACTATGCTGAAATGATTAGTGAAGATTAA
- a CDS encoding arsenate reductase family protein, whose amino-acid sequence MLVTFYHYPKCGTCRKAKKWLEEHGAEIKDIHIVEEPPSKVELEALYKKSGLELKKFFNTSGQKYRELGLKDKLGDMSEDEKLELLASDGMLIKRPITTDGNQVTVGFKEDQFEQTWK is encoded by the coding sequence ATGTTAGTCACTTTTTATCACTATCCGAAATGTGGAACGTGTCGCAAAGCAAAAAAATGGTTAGAGGAACATGGTGCCGAGATTAAAGACATACATATCGTTGAAGAACCCCCATCAAAAGTTGAATTAGAAGCTCTTTACAAAAAGAGTGGCCTCGAGTTAAAGAAATTCTTTAATACGAGTGGACAAAAATATCGTGAATTAGGTTTAAAGGATAAGCTCGGCGATATGTCAGAAGATGAGAAGCTTGAATTATTAGCTTCTGATGGCATGTTGATCAAGCGTCCGATCACAACCGATGGCAATCAAGTTACGGTTGGATTTAAAGAAGATCAGTTCGAACAAACATGGAAATAA
- a CDS encoding acyl-CoA dehydrogenase family protein, with the protein MSNTAERVVKGGSFLVEDIEADRIFTPEDFTDEQVMIGRTTEEFAIKEVVPVLEKIENHEFDYTVKLLKKAGDLGLLGADVPEEYGGLGLDKISSSLISEKFVRGGAFGLSHGAHVGIGSLPIVFFGNHEQKSQYLPDLASGERIAAYALTEPSSGSDALGAKATAVLNEAGTHYVLNGEKQWITNSAFADVFVVYAKIDGEKFTAFIVEKDYEGVSTGPEEKKMGIKGSSTRTLILEDALVPKENVLGEIGKGHVIAFNILNVGRYKLGIGCVGSSKRALELAAKYANERKQFKMPIGKFTLIQEKLANMATTTFASESSIYRTGGLFEERLGGLSEEEQKDGRAVANAIAEYAIECSLNKVSGSETLDYVADEAVQIHGGYGFMAEYEVERIYRDSRINRIFEGTNEINRLLVPGTIMRKAMKGELPLLQKATALQEELMMMMPQEIGDEPLEQEKYLLGMAKKIFLMVAGTGAQKYGEKLQHEQELLSNVADIVSEVFNMESVILRTEKQMNKSGADKAAQKLRMTQVYCQEAFNRIEAHAKESLVAMESGDTLRTMLSILRKLTRHTPINVITVKREIAAEVLKEERYVV; encoded by the coding sequence ATGAGTAATACGGCAGAACGCGTAGTAAAAGGCGGAAGTTTCTTAGTAGAGGATATTGAAGCAGATAGAATCTTTACTCCAGAAGATTTCACAGATGAACAAGTAATGATCGGACGCACGACAGAAGAATTTGCTATTAAAGAAGTTGTTCCTGTCCTTGAGAAAATCGAAAACCATGAATTTGACTATACAGTGAAATTGTTAAAGAAAGCCGGAGATCTCGGTCTTCTTGGTGCAGATGTTCCTGAAGAATACGGTGGACTTGGACTTGATAAAATTAGTTCATCACTTATTTCAGAGAAATTTGTTCGTGGTGGTGCATTTGGATTAAGCCACGGAGCACATGTAGGGATTGGATCTCTTCCAATCGTCTTCTTTGGTAACCATGAGCAAAAATCTCAGTACCTTCCAGATCTTGCTTCAGGTGAGCGTATTGCAGCATATGCACTAACGGAGCCAAGTTCAGGGTCTGATGCCTTAGGTGCAAAAGCGACAGCTGTTCTAAATGAAGCTGGAACGCATTATGTACTAAATGGTGAAAAACAATGGATTACAAACTCTGCTTTTGCTGATGTGTTCGTTGTGTATGCAAAAATTGATGGAGAGAAGTTTACGGCATTTATCGTAGAAAAAGACTACGAAGGCGTATCAACTGGTCCAGAAGAAAAGAAGATGGGAATCAAAGGCTCTTCTACTCGTACACTTATTTTAGAAGATGCTTTAGTACCAAAAGAAAATGTGTTAGGTGAGATCGGTAAAGGTCACGTTATTGCTTTTAACATCTTAAACGTGGGTCGTTACAAGCTTGGAATAGGTTGTGTTGGTAGTTCTAAGCGTGCGCTTGAACTAGCTGCTAAATATGCTAACGAGCGTAAGCAATTCAAAATGCCAATTGGTAAGTTCACATTAATCCAAGAGAAGCTTGCAAACATGGCTACTACTACATTTGCTTCTGAAAGCTCAATTTACCGTACAGGTGGATTGTTTGAAGAGCGTCTTGGTGGCTTATCAGAAGAAGAGCAAAAAGACGGCCGTGCGGTAGCGAATGCCATTGCTGAATATGCTATTGAGTGTTCATTAAATAAAGTTTCAGGTTCTGAAACGCTTGATTATGTAGCGGATGAAGCCGTTCAAATTCATGGTGGCTATGGTTTCATGGCTGAATATGAAGTAGAGCGCATCTACCGTGACTCACGTATTAACCGTATCTTTGAAGGAACAAATGAGATTAACCGCCTTCTTGTTCCTGGCACGATCATGCGTAAAGCAATGAAGGGTGAACTTCCACTTCTTCAAAAAGCAACAGCATTACAAGAAGAGCTTATGATGATGATGCCACAAGAAATTGGTGATGAGCCACTTGAGCAAGAAAAATACTTGCTTGGTATGGCGAAGAAGATCTTCCTAATGGTTGCTGGAACAGGTGCTCAGAAATATGGTGAGAAGCTTCAACACGAGCAAGAGCTTCTATCAAACGTTGCTGATATCGTAAGTGAGGTCTTTAATATGGAGTCTGTCATCTTACGTACAGAAAAGCAAATGAACAAATCTGGTGCAGATAAAGCTGCACAAAAACTTCGTATGACTCAAGTATACTGCCAAGAAGCGTTTAACCGCATCGAAGCACATGCGAAAGAGTCATTAGTGGCTATGGAAAGTGGAGATACACTTCGTACGATGCTTTCCATCCTACGCAAATTAACGCGTCATACGCCAATTAATGTGATTACAGTTAAGCGTGAAATTGCTGCTGAAGTTCTAAAAGAAGAGCGTTACGTCGTATAA
- a CDS encoding acetyl-CoA C-acetyltransferase — translation MREAVIVAGARTPVGKAKRGTLANVRPDDLGALTIKETLRRAEGFDPSMIDDVIIGCSMPEAEQGMNVARSISALAGLPNTVPAITINRYCSSGLQSIAYGAERIMLGHSKAVIAGGAESMSMIPMGGHVIAPNPTLVEEQPEYYMGMGYTAEEVANRFGISREEQDAFAVESHKRAAAAIEAKRFADEIVPVDVTLRSVGADNKLKEKKIVFDTDEGVRTDTTIEGLARLRPAFHPKGSVTAGNSSQMSDGAASVLLMDREEAEATGLTPLLKFRSFAVAGVAPEIMGIGPIEAIPKALKLAGLDLSDIGLFELNEAFASQSLQVIRHLELDVDKVNVNGGAIALGHPLGCSGTKLTLSLMHEMKRRGEQFGVVTMCIGGGMGAAGVFELIG, via the coding sequence ATGAGAGAAGCAGTAATCGTTGCTGGTGCTCGTACGCCAGTCGGAAAAGCAAAACGTGGGACGTTAGCAAATGTGAGACCAGATGATCTAGGGGCACTTACGATTAAAGAAACATTGAGACGTGCTGAAGGATTTGATCCATCTATGATTGATGATGTGATCATTGGTTGTTCAATGCCAGAAGCAGAACAAGGAATGAACGTGGCTAGAAGCATCTCAGCTCTTGCTGGGTTACCGAATACGGTCCCAGCCATTACAATTAACCGTTATTGTTCATCCGGTCTTCAAAGTATCGCTTATGGGGCCGAGCGTATTATGCTTGGGCATTCAAAAGCAGTCATTGCAGGTGGAGCGGAGTCGATGAGCATGATTCCAATGGGAGGACATGTCATTGCTCCGAACCCAACGCTCGTAGAAGAACAACCAGAATACTATATGGGAATGGGCTATACAGCAGAAGAAGTTGCGAATCGCTTTGGTATTAGCCGCGAGGAGCAAGATGCTTTCGCCGTAGAAAGTCATAAACGTGCAGCGGCAGCGATAGAGGCAAAGAGATTTGCTGATGAAATCGTTCCTGTTGATGTGACGCTCCGTTCAGTTGGTGCAGACAACAAGTTAAAAGAAAAGAAAATCGTGTTTGATACGGACGAAGGTGTTCGTACGGATACAACGATCGAAGGGTTAGCAAGACTTCGCCCAGCATTCCACCCTAAAGGTTCGGTAACGGCTGGTAACTCTTCACAAATGAGTGACGGAGCAGCATCTGTACTTTTAATGGATCGCGAGGAAGCAGAGGCAACAGGCCTAACGCCACTTTTGAAATTCCGTAGCTTTGCTGTTGCTGGTGTAGCTCCAGAAATTATGGGAATTGGACCGATCGAGGCGATTCCAAAAGCACTTAAATTAGCAGGTCTTGATCTATCTGATATTGGGTTGTTTGAGTTAAATGAAGCGTTTGCTTCTCAATCTCTTCAAGTCATCCGTCACCTTGAATTAGATGTCGATAAAGTCAATGTGAACGGTGGAGCGATTGCACTTGGTCACCCACTTGGATGTTCAGGTACAAAGCTGACACTTTCCCTTATGCATGAAATGAAGCGTCGTGGAGAGCAATTTGGAGTTGTAACAATGTGTATCGGTGGCGGTATGGGTGCGGCAGGTGTGTTTGAATTAATCGGTTAA
- a CDS encoding 3-hydroxyacyl-CoA dehydrogenase/enoyl-CoA hydratase family protein: MTRQIKKAAVIGSGVMGSGIAAHLANIGIPSLLLDIVPKELTPAEEAKGLTLESKAVRNRISTESIKRLAKQKPAPLATKSKATYIEAGNLEDDLERLSEVDWIIEVVVENLDIKRQLFEKIDAVRKPGTIISSNTSGISIDAMAEGRSEDFQAHFLGTHFFNPPRYLKLLEVIPTAKTDENVLSFVKAFAEDVLGKGVVEGKDTPNFIANRIGTYGLLVTANEMLKGEFSVGEIDSVTGPLIGRPKSATFRTLDVVGLDTFLHVAKNVYDEVDGAEKDVFDPPAFMKEMKEKGWLGSKSGQGFFMKKRTEKGNEILELNPTTLEYQERKKLRSASTEQAKQAKKPGDKLKALAYADDRAGQLVWNLVKPVLLYSAAKTYEIANDIKAVDEAMRWGFGWDLGPFEMWDALGVAKSIERMEAEGENVPGWVREMISTGHETFYQGSSFYHEGKYQSTEVNPKSIHLKSLKPDRVVMKNSGASLIDIGDDVALLEFHSPSNSIGLDVIQMLNKSIEEVEKNFKGLVISNQGKNFCVGANLMMILMEAQDDNFFEVDLVVRQFQQAMANVRYSAKPIVTGPFGMTLGGGAEICLPSASIQAAHETYMGLVEVGVGLIPGGGGNKELYLRNLEGLPQGAQIDLQAVANKTFETIAMAKVATSAHEARENGFLSERDGVVINGEHVIHRAKEQVLHLEASGYRPPERKKIPVVGETGYATLLLGAKTMKFGGMISDHDLKIAEKLAFVIAGGRVPKGSLVDEQYLLDLEREAFLSLVSEPKSQQRMQYMLTKGKPLRN; encoded by the coding sequence ATGACCAGACAAATTAAAAAAGCTGCGGTAATTGGATCGGGAGTTATGGGATCAGGAATTGCGGCCCATCTTGCCAATATCGGTATACCTTCATTATTATTAGACATTGTTCCAAAAGAATTAACGCCTGCTGAAGAAGCAAAAGGGCTTACATTAGAAAGTAAAGCTGTTCGCAACCGTATTAGTACAGAGTCGATTAAGCGTCTTGCCAAACAAAAACCAGCACCACTTGCTACAAAGTCGAAAGCTACATATATTGAAGCTGGAAACTTAGAGGACGATCTCGAGCGCCTAAGCGAAGTAGACTGGATTATTGAAGTGGTTGTAGAAAATTTAGATATTAAACGTCAATTATTTGAAAAGATCGATGCGGTACGTAAACCAGGTACAATCATTAGCTCAAATACATCAGGTATTTCTATTGATGCAATGGCAGAGGGTCGCTCAGAAGATTTCCAAGCACATTTCCTTGGGACGCATTTCTTTAACCCACCGCGCTACTTGAAATTACTTGAGGTGATTCCTACAGCCAAAACAGATGAGAACGTACTTTCATTTGTGAAAGCGTTTGCTGAGGATGTACTCGGTAAAGGGGTAGTCGAAGGAAAAGACACACCAAACTTTATTGCAAATCGCATTGGGACATACGGTCTCCTCGTCACAGCTAATGAAATGTTAAAGGGAGAATTCTCAGTTGGCGAAATTGATTCGGTAACAGGCCCACTAATCGGACGTCCAAAGAGTGCAACATTCCGCACGCTTGATGTTGTAGGACTAGATACATTCTTACACGTAGCAAAGAATGTATACGACGAAGTTGATGGAGCTGAGAAAGATGTCTTTGATCCTCCAGCCTTTATGAAAGAGATGAAGGAAAAGGGCTGGCTCGGAAGCAAAAGTGGCCAAGGATTCTTCATGAAAAAACGCACGGAAAAAGGCAATGAAATTTTAGAACTTAATCCAACGACTCTTGAATACCAAGAGCGCAAAAAACTACGCTCTGCATCGACAGAACAAGCGAAGCAAGCAAAGAAACCTGGCGATAAGCTGAAAGCACTCGCTTATGCTGATGATCGTGCAGGTCAACTTGTTTGGAATTTAGTGAAACCAGTTCTACTTTATTCAGCCGCAAAAACCTACGAAATTGCTAACGACATCAAAGCAGTCGACGAAGCGATGCGTTGGGGCTTCGGATGGGATTTAGGTCCATTTGAAATGTGGGACGCACTAGGTGTGGCTAAATCAATTGAGCGCATGGAAGCAGAAGGCGAGAATGTCCCTGGTTGGGTTCGCGAAATGATCTCCACTGGACATGAGACGTTCTATCAAGGCTCGAGCTTCTACCATGAAGGTAAGTACCAGTCGACAGAAGTAAATCCAAAGTCGATTCACTTAAAGTCACTTAAGCCAGATCGTGTGGTTATGAAAAATAGCGGGGCGTCACTCATTGATATTGGGGATGATGTAGCTTTACTAGAGTTCCATTCGCCAAGTAATTCAATTGGTCTTGATGTTATTCAAATGCTCAATAAATCGATCGAAGAAGTTGAGAAAAACTTCAAAGGTCTTGTTATAAGCAACCAAGGTAAGAACTTCTGCGTCGGTGCGAACTTAATGATGATCTTAATGGAAGCACAAGATGATAACTTCTTTGAAGTCGATCTCGTTGTCCGTCAGTTCCAACAAGCGATGGCGAATGTTCGTTATTCTGCTAAACCGATCGTGACAGGTCCGTTTGGTATGACTCTTGGTGGAGGAGCCGAAATTTGTCTTCCTTCTGCAAGCATTCAAGCGGCACATGAGACGTATATGGGACTTGTAGAAGTAGGTGTTGGATTGATTCCTGGTGGTGGAGGTAACAAAGAATTGTACCTTCGTAACTTAGAAGGTTTACCACAAGGAGCTCAAATTGACCTTCAAGCTGTAGCAAATAAAACATTCGAAACGATCGCCATGGCGAAAGTTGCAACATCGGCTCATGAAGCAAGAGAGAATGGATTCTTAAGCGAACGTGATGGGGTTGTTATCAATGGTGAACATGTGATTCATCGTGCCAAAGAGCAAGTACTTCATCTTGAGGCATCAGGTTACCGCCCGCCTGAGCGTAAGAAGATTCCTGTAGTTGGTGAAACGGGTTATGCAACGTTATTACTTGGAGCAAAAACAATGAAATTCGGTGGCATGATTTCTGATCATGACTTAAAAATTGCTGAAAAACTTGCGTTTGTGATCGCAGGTGGCCGAGTTCCTAAAGGATCACTTGTTGATGAACAATACTTGCTTGATTTAGAGCGTGAGGCGTTCTTAAGCCTTGTTAGTGAACCGAAATCACAACAACGTATGCAGTACATGCTGACAAAAGGAAAGCCATTACGTAACTAA
- a CDS encoding spore coat protein, producing the protein MNQQSKIQNPELQVPKTPQMSERDFINDMLATEKYMTSSYNVALNEASHEQLYQDISTICNQSQDCQRDLYDVMFRKGFYGLEAESPQKMQQSHQQFQGYTNQFPYNNGTSQPSMN; encoded by the coding sequence ATGAACCAGCAAAGCAAAATTCAAAACCCAGAATTGCAAGTGCCGAAAACACCTCAAATGTCTGAGCGTGATTTTATTAATGACATGCTTGCAACCGAAAAATATATGACGTCTTCATATAACGTCGCTTTAAACGAGGCGAGTCACGAACAGTTATATCAAGACATCTCAACGATCTGCAATCAATCACAAGACTGTCAACGTGATTTATATGATGTGATGTTCCGTAAAGGATTTTACGGGCTTGAAGCCGAAAGCCCTCAAAAAATGCAACAAAGCCATCAACAATTCCAAGGGTATACCAATCAATTCCCCTACAACAACGGAACGAGTCAACCGTCTATGAATTAA